The Primulina eburnea isolate SZY01 chromosome 8, ASM2296580v1, whole genome shotgun sequence genome contains a region encoding:
- the LOC140837799 gene encoding cytokinin riboside 5'-monophosphate phosphoribohydrolase LOG3-like, which translates to MSTSTVSKIKNICVFCGSSAGKDSIYEDVAEKLGITLAKRKIHLVYGGGEVGLMGKVAKAAHAGGSEVLGIIPITLANLTGPTIGEEMQVDNMYERITQMIEHSDAFIALPGGFGTLEEIFHTVCWAQLNIHNKPIGLLNVNNYYDKLLSFLDDVVEQGFISLASRRMLVSATSEGELIDLLQGFSHEPDPFLSQLNWPTSKSKKRKFM; encoded by the coding sequence ATGTCAACGTCCACGGTAAGTAAaatcaaaaatatttgtgtattttgtggatcTAGTGCAGGAAAAGATTCAATTTATGAAGATGTAGCAGAAAAGCTTGGAATAACACTTGCTAAAAGAAAGATTCATTTGGTATATGGTGGTGGTGAAGTTGGCCTCATGGGAAAAGTTGCAAAAGCTGCGCATGCAGGTGGAAGTGAAGTCTTAGGCATTATTCCGATTACTTTAGCCAATCTTACAGGACCAACAATAGGAGAAGAAATGCAAGTGGACAACATGTATGAACGAattactcaaatgattgaacattCAGATGCTTTCATTGCTCTGCCAGGAGGTTTCGGTACtttggaagaaatatttcatACTGTTTGTTgggcacaattaaatatccacaaTAAGCCAATTGGTTTGTTAAATGTTAACAATTATTATGATAAACTGTTATCGTTTCTTGATGATGTTGTGGAACAGGGATTTATTTCATTAGCTTCGCGAAGGATGTTAGTTTCTGCTACAAGTGAAGGTGAACTTATTGATTTACTGCAAGGATTTAGTCATGAACCAGATCCAttcttatctcaacttaattggccaacatccaagagtaagaaaagaaaattcatgtga